The stretch of DNA GAGCTGCTGTGTACCTGATGCATATCTAAATGATATTTGATGGAAATCTGACACACAATAAATGCTCTCATGCACATGTGACAGGATATTTCTTGTTTGCCTGACACTGATTGTACCTTCCAGTGAGTGAAGAAACTGTATGGAAATGGACCCAATGCCTGATTCTGTGTCTTCCTTTCTTCCTGTTGCTTAATTTATCCCTCTGGCTGGTGTGCTTTAAGCCAGCAAAACTAGTGAAACGTGATTGGTTTGTAATAtcttatgtgtgtgtaaatggtgttgtgttctctgtatGGTGTAGCCAAACATCTGAATGGTTAAAGTTGGCTGTTACTGTAGCAGTCCTAGGTATGGTAGTTTTCCCTTTATGCCTGAGTAACGGCCTTTAACATAGGGCAGTCATCTTTCTCCTTAAGAAAGCAGGCTAGCTGCTACTGCTGAGAAATTTATACGCTTTGCATATGTCACTGATAGAACAATCCGTAAGAAATGCATCAGAAATTATTATCTTTATTCTATTATTCCAAGCCAAAATGAGTAGTGTAAACAAAGATTACTGAATAGTTATTAAGTTTGGGCTTTTTGATTTTGTTGCAGTTAAAAATGGCTAAAGGATGCATGGAGAACAAGCAATCATACAgagtttataataatattaaggaAAGTGGCACTGACATTGAACAGGAATTAAGGACTGTACCAGGTCTGTATGAGGTCTCTATAGGTACATTTCTTGTTTTGCACTTTGAGAAACTGTCCGTGTGTTTATTCCCTTTACTGTAATTGTTGAAGTAGCATCTTCAGTTTTCTTTGTTGAGATTTAATCTGAATATATCTGACATTGATGGAAATGTTCAGTTTGACTGAATCACCTCAGTGTGGTGTGACATGGATTGCACTAAGATTCACTTTATTGGCAGTTGCTTGAGGTTTAGCTTGTTAGAGTGTAACTTAAAACCAAGTGCATTGTGTGTAAAACCTACAAAGACCACTATTGTAAACCTAAAACAAATCCGTCATACACACCTGCATatattcactggccactttatttgaAAAAACATCCTTAATTATGGCTACATTTTTGGTGGACACCTGCTTCATCCAAAAATATCTGAACTTAAGGCTATTCAAACGGAACATGCTCTTGTGTTTTGATGTAGCTGTACTCTCATATTTTCcagttcagttttgttttttgttttgtttttttcgcAACCAAAtttctatggagagagattagtctcaaaatactttacaaatgcgtaaatgttaatcgaaaaattaaacacaagtcacaaatatgtttcactgttcataaatgaatacatcccaatctgtctcacggtctgcaatttgtacaaatacagttacattcataaacacatgtttttggttttcatagatatatcatagttttatgcaaaaataaatacatttgtttaaatttacattgaatatatttgtaaagtcaaagtctcaaatataaaatttatctgtaaaatctgcgtttgtggatcaagtctcTCACGAGTTtcccgtgacgtgcatttgttcatttcctctcgtgggttttttggattttgagactgtcctttcgcatttcacccgctccacacacagcagcctgatccacaaatatGGCCGCTAGGggggcactgttgttttaggataTGGGGGCCAACTTAAATGGAAAAGCATTTGCgcagcatttaatgtggaagttcgaACAAAGTTCAGCCaagccgctgaattcagcttcatatcacagacagttaggaggGGGATCACTGTGGAACGCTTTTGAcggtgccctaaatttaacgacgttaaaatccagcggaacttccctaatttcgctgcagactagggttgtcaaataaaatatgttacagaaaacacgtgagtgacttgatcgacaaatgcagattctataataaaattgtgatatatctatgaaaaccaaacacgtgtttatgaatgtaactgtatttgtacaaattgcagaccatgagacacagattgggatgtgttcatttgtgaacagtgaaacatatttgtgacttgtgtttaatttgtggaataacatttacgcatttgtaaagtattttgagactaatctctctccatacaaTTCTGCCATTCAAACAATTCATATATTTCTACATCATGTATATCACAGTTGAAAAGAGGTTGCCACCAAATTATGTGGTCATTTGGCCAATAGAATAGCTGCAGAATAGATAACAGAGTCAACCATtatagataaaaataaatgcatagtTGCCCATAGGGGAACAGTATGCTCAtatagtagggtgaccagacgtccttttttacccggacatgtcctcttttttagacttaaaaaatgtccgggcggaatttcacaaacgtttgtttctctagagcttacatagaatttcgagaagcgtttcgttcacaaactagtcccgccctcccctactccccctactccgattggtttgcttgagtgagaagggggcatggtgaagtagcctaaaatcttctgattggacagtctgactgtagagctagcgttattggtcgataaccttctctgtaaacatttaattggtcagtctgcacgtcagtagtccttgtttacgtcaggcaaagctcatgtaccctcCCCTAAATATCTAGTGAGCTTCCGTGCTACCTATTGCCTAATTAACAGTGGTACTATTATgtaggaaaacaaataaattgtcAATCATTCTCATGTCCTACAAACATTACTAAATTACAGCAGCAACAAAATTTGCACAAGGTTCACATTACCTAGTTGAGAAAAAAGCCCTGTCAGGAGTAGTTACTATACTAATCTATAAACACGTTAgatacactgaaaaatataaaatgaccaAATACCATttgggaaaaacaaaaacaaaagcaaacaagaCTAGGAAAACGTAATTATGGGCTGAACAGAAGTACAGATTGTCTCAGTCATCAGTAATTGTCGCCTTTAGGTCTCCACTCTTTTCCCTGTTCTGTGTGGAGTGACTGTAGCTTTGTCTTGCTGTCCGCTGGCTTTTATATGCTGTAGTGTACAATGAGTGCAGCCCTGCAGGGTCCAGCTTTTGCAATTGCTTTTCTGTTCTTCAAACCACATGACAATCCTTGTTGCCCTTTGTGTAATGATAAATTCACCTACTCTTCAGACTTTCAGGCTATTCTAGCACTTAAGTGTGATTGTATGTGATGCTGAAAATATAGCGTAAATTACAATTTAATCTTTCAATGTTGAATGAGTGGCCTTCATATTATTTCttttcaattttctttttaatgcattttagcCTTTTATATGAGCCATTCAAATAACAAATGACCTTCAATGCTGTTGAAAAGCCTGTTTTAATGAAAGTGACATACAAGGAGTTGACATGCTTTTCTTAAAGCCATATTCTTCAAGAGGTGTGTATTTAGACTCTGTATTTTAGTCAGTCTGCGTAATAATGTACTCATTTTACACAGTGTAGGATTCCTTGCGTGGGTCCAAAGTACGTTGTATAAAGCTAGAGACGAAAATTTGTCACTGTCAGGACAAAACCTCCAATCTCCAATTTTACTTCTCTATTGATAAATtgaaaaatattctaaaattTAAATGGGAGTTGATGTAACTTTTTTTCCAAGTAAAAGTGAACAATTTTATTTGTTGgctaattatatatttttttactccAATGTAAagactttgtttttttgttttttttttaaagaaaatgcataatggaaaacaaaaatggagattctGAATTTTTTTCTGACTGCGATGCTAGTCTTATCTTAAACTTAATTTTGCTGCATCACAATCTGTTCATACTCTTCAGTGCCTCATTTCCCACAAAATACAACTGCTGAGTGATAATCACTCTGTGGGGTTGGCCACAGGCAAACCAatatttattgtaataaaatTCCAAATGAATAAATTCATAGCCAGCACTTTCCAAAAAAGAGCAGTCCAGCATTGCTTATATCTCATTGCTTTGGGATAAAATACAAGCGAAATAATTTACGCTACATGCATACAATTACAAGTAATGCAGTCTTAAATTTTGCCTTGCATAGATTAAACTTTATTCTCTAGCAAATCAAAGATTATAAAATGTACAAGATTGTTTACCCCTTTGGTCCTTCGTTTATTTTACTTTCACATGCTGCATCTCTCATTACAgttaatatttatatgtttttaattgacATTACTGGGCATCCAGGAGTCTGGAGTGTTCATTTTGgtccagaatttttattttttattttttttaaactgaagtCAGGTTGTGGATAGCATTGTCTGTGATTTGTTTCTATTAATGTTAGTGATATATCAGTTCATTCAAGTGGATTTTTCACAAAAATAGGGACATGTATTAATGTGCCTCTATACACTGAGAAAACACAGTTGTAAATCAGCTAGTTTAATAGCAATAGTAGTTTGTGTAGGATTAATTGTTCATAGTTATTCTGTTTTCACTCACTGCTCTGTATAAACCAAAAGCCTCTATATTAAACAGCATGGTGAATACGCTTTCTCTcttcaaattatttattttcatttctgttaTGTATTCTGGAATTCTATAATATTCTGGAAATTGAGAGTTATGAAATGACAGGTATTACATGAAAGGCATCTGGTATAACTCTACATAATACATTATTGCATACCACACTATTACCAGTAtgatgatttgtttatttttatatagaaTAATTACAGTATCTGGAGGCTACATTCGTATATAAATTTCTAAGGGTCAATGAATTTACAATATGACAGCAGAATGAGTTATCAAagattacacattttaaaaaacaaactgttcaactgaaatgaaatttaaaacaaaagtcATCAGTTTGACCCTGTTCTGGCAGCACAAGTCCTTCTTGGCACACAGGTGGATCCCTTGACCCTATAAAGTGAGACTGCGGTAAATTTGATGTATGAGAcatcaaaataattttggacaAACAAATCAATGCCCACAATCCTGTTCTTACTTTGGAAGCCCTGGAGCAAAACCTATGGCTCTTGTTTGTATTCCTTTTGTCTTCTTACTCATCAAAAAAGGTGCAATGTTAGAAAATAAACTCAAAAACAATTGAAATGATAGCGGTTACATTATCTTATATATGTTATTATCATTACATATAAAAAGACAGCAATTAAACGATGGCAAAAGTGACCAGAAAGATAGAAAAATGAACTAGATATACAAGAATTTTCAACATTTATAGAAAAAAGGCAATATTTTTATGTTATAAATGAGTGTGACAAAAGAGGATTATCTGCTCAGCGAGAAAGAACACCCATATGGCAGAAGGGGTCCAGTGGGAAGGCTGGAGATTGTAAGCATTCTAAATGGGAGAATGCTGTGTGAGCGGCTCAAACCTCAGGCACAGAGTGGTCCATGGATGACCTCAGCAGGCCACCCGACATCCtgcgacagagagagaaaggaattaAAAGCAGCATTCCATTTGATTAACATCTATGGTCTGAGTTTGTATTCATAAAGGGAATTTGAGCCCAAAGAAAATTGAGTCTACATGCTCTACAAAACTCCTTTTGGCCTGAGATGTTTGCCATAGTTTTGCCAAGCTACATCTTAAGTATGTTTTGTTTCACGAAGGCTGcaaaacattcaaataaaaGCTTGCATATCTTTATTAGGTGTAAGTGTATTTAAactttcagaactgaatctacTCACTAATCATTAATATTCCTTTGGATTCAGAAGTAATTGTTGACTGTACTTTGATTTGCTGATTAAATTTAGCAATTCAAGCTTAGGAAATAATATAACATGACGTCGTCTAACATACAAATGCTATTAATAGACCTCCCTTTATAATTCTCAGACCAAAATCTGAATCAGTAAAATTATATTAGTAATTTATATTGCAACAAGGGCAATTCAAAACAAACAacttttcaattatttttttttctctcatcaGAAAATGCACCTTAATTTTTATACTAATCTTCCTACTGTTCTGGTTCAGGgtgattttaaatcattatcTTTCTTTTTGGCCAGTGGCCAATCATGTTTCTGTATAACTGAGCACAAATTGGGCGATATGCTCTTAATAGGCCGTTGGTACTATGACAGTGTTTACCTCTTAATCATGTGTTCATAGATGATCTTGGGCATAACAGTGATGGTCATGGCAGAAGGAGATGAGGTCAGGATAtctttaatctgagggtcctgGCAATAAATGTAACAAGCAAAATCTATCATTTATAATTCTGAATGACACAATCAGTCTAGTGATTTATACATTTCAATGCAATGTATTCAATCACTATATCACCTTGAGTCCAATGACATTTTGGCCATTAATTTCGCAGATGTAATGATCAGTGAGGAGACCGTTGCGGGCAGCAGAACCATCCTTCACAAGAGAAGTGATACGGCCAGATTTAAAGATGAAGCCAACGTGGCCAGAGCTGTCCTTGTGCATGGTGATTGTGCGCTGGAAGGGCCTATGAATAAggcagcaagaaaaaaaaaaaagtatgtatAACTGAAGCTGACTTGGATTTCTTTATAATGACTATTATAAGAACCAGGGGTTGTGAGGCATTTATATAAATGccttttataatttataaatgcTCTTTTAACAACAATGCCATTTAGGGAACAGTTGGGTTTTCTTAAAGTTATCAAAGTTATCATTAATTCAGACAAATATACTCAAAACATTTTTGGTCAAAACGTGGGACTGCAATAGGCTGCAAATGTGTTATTCAAGATAACGTTGTCCACCAGATGGCGTTAAAGCCAACTAAAGAGCAAAATATGAGGGTTTTGCATTTTCATTCAACTTGGATAGGTGGATTTATACCACATGTTCCAAGTCAATAAAACTACAGCAAAGGTTCTGTAAATATGACAAAATGAATTCTTTCCTTCAGTTGTTCAAAATGTACACCAAGGAacaataacattatgaccaccagTTCCTTGCTTTTACACCATtcattccctcagctccacagaTCGAAccggagcattttgtagttctacaattacatagtaggtgtgtctaatggaGTGGAGAGTGAacggacacagtgtttaaaaagtcgagtagccctgctgtgtctgatccactcgtatcaacacaacaccaacacatcagtgccactgcagcacGGAAAATTATCCACCACCCCTAACATACCTACATAACATGGTCCTCTGGGGGCAGAGcaaaagatggactacagttcATGATTGTAGAAttgtagaaatataaaatgtgacTCTAtcgtcagtggaactgagacaATGAGCCATGTAAaaacaaggaagtggtcataCTTTTACGTTTTTTCTGTGTATAGTCATGTGTATGTGCAatttcaaataatatttaatataaaatcagCTTGATAATTaactaataaatatttacattcctATTACTGACCACAGTGAGTAAGAAGGACTAAAATCAGCAATCTAAGCCATATAGGTCAAAATGAACAGCTGCTGAAGCTTAAGATTATTTGCTGTTGCAGGCAGATTTAGCATAACTGACCTGTCGCGAACTATAAGTTCAATGCGCTGCTCAGCCGCTGCCTTCAGAGCCTTATGGGCCTTGTCTGCACTCCATCCAGCACAGTTTTGGCCATTAATTTGCAGGACTTGGTCTCCAAAACGAAGGCCAGCCAGTGCTGCAGGTGAGTTTGCCTGCACAAGCTgaatgaacacaccctggaaaaaagaaaacaaagacagTCAAAAGTTTTAAACTAGCATTTATTAGGCCTCTTAAATCAGACATTTCATAATACTGAAATACAGTTTTCAACCAAGACACACTAATGTGTAATCTGAACATATAAGCACCACATAAAATATGACTTTTCTATATCAGGTTCAAGATACATTTTCAGGTGGAGTAATTGTAGTCAGATAACTTTTTCCCCTCCATATATTTGGGATGGGGCGTTTCCTGTTGTCCTGACTCAGCATACGCACAAATATGTCATCAAAAAGGTTGGAATTTGGtgattttaatttacatatgtgaACTGTCCTGCAGTGTGACAAAAAGCTTATTTGCCTGGAAGAAAACCAGGTTTTGTTTCCTGTAATAGGGTTTACTCACATTGTCGATATCCCTCAGTCGGAGGCCAACCTTGCTGTCCTGGTCCTTGCAGAGAATGACCTCTCGCAGACCTTGGCGGATCTCTGCCCTCTTGATGCCCATGTCAGCTCCTGTCACAGGTCGCACCATGCCCCCTACACCTGATGGCACTGCCACCTGCTGCAGTgagataaaaacacacagcatatTAGTAAATCTATGTATTAGTTACCATAAAACCCATACCTTATTATAAACAGGATGAACCAACATCATGGCAAGACAATAATTATTCCCATGTGCTATATTCTGTTTTATTGGCTGGCCAAAGAAAATGTGGGAAATGAGTCAGTGCAGAAGGACAAGCCAGAATCACTGCAAATGCAAGCTATGCACCCATACTaacacagtctcagacacatacATACCCACACAGTCACCAACCCACCCACGCATgttcaccaaacacacacacgtcaccATGGTTTTATGGGACGTTTCATAATCTACCAGCCATTTACACTATCCTTAAGAATAACTACTACTAGCCTAACCCTGACCCTTACCTTATATTACCCTTGACATATCTGCATCTTAAAACATGAATTAAACTACAGATACATGATTGTTTTTCTGTATGGAAGACTCTCCATAATATGAGTGTGTAAATAGATTTCAGTCCCCACAATTTGATATATATCCGGACCACATACATGCACACTCCTGCTGTATGAGTCAGTCCAGTGTATTCTCTTTCCAAGAACACAGTGTTGCAAACAGTTATAAGACTGTTGACACAGTCAGTGGTACGTTTGAGTCATTAAGTCTTAAAAACACTGATACCCCCCATTTTACAAATCATAACAGCTTTATGTCAACATGTAAGCGCACACAATGACCTAAAACATGAAAAGACTGTACACTACATATTCTACTGCCTCCCAAAGTAAAGATATAAACTTACATTATCTGCAGCAGGGACCAGTGCCAAGTTCCTCTGTACCTCATCGCTGTTGAGACGAAGGCCCATATACTCGCCCAGCTCCTCCAGGTTTGGGTACAGACCTGAGAAACCCAAAAAAGATAAGAATTTGCACATTAAAATGTGAatactttattattatgttacAACAGCTTTTGGCCCTTTGACTGCCTTGGAGCCCAAGAGTGTTTGCATGCAGTACGCAGTAACAACTTCTTGAGTGTAATTGTGGTGATATGGGCCATGTTTCCCTGTGCTTCCCTGTGCTTCCCAGTACTACAAGCAAACAAGCgcaaatgcacaaaaatattATCATCATTTGCCTCTCCACTGCTATATAACAAGCAGTTACCACTTTTACTGAACAAGCAGTTACCACTTTTACCACTTCTACTGAGCTACAAATCAGGCTGGGATCTGGAAAGGGTTATAGATGAGCACTATAGCCAAAGTAAACATTCATATTAATTACTGTGAAAATGGGACTGTACTTGACATTTAGATCTCTTTTGCCCTAGTGTATTGTGATTATTTCATATAATTCATAGACAGTGGAAGGACACACAAACCTGTAATGTACACTACATAACAGgtgtattatatatttcaaattaaatattatcaCAACTGCCGGAACAGATCTGCTGTCAGTTTATTGTCAGGCTAACATTAACATGGTGGAAAAACTTGTTGTTTCCAGTCTGCCTAGTTTCAATTAGATCCAACATATTAGCTGTATTTAGAAATGGAAACTTGGAATTATGCCACAATACCAACTCTAATGGAACAGCAGTCTGGTGTAAACAATTTACAGATACTGACAAAAATAACTATATGCTACTATTTATCATTATAGCTGATCTATTTTTGCTAAATCAAGTTTGATTTGTTTGTGGGCACAGCACCGACAGATCACTCATCCTTGCTCAGCGCATTTGAGATAgttatgtttaatttacaagAAAACAGTATCTGTTTTGATGCGAGGCCTCCTGCTTGTTAAGCAGTTCCTAAACATGAGTAAGTCACAAACCAGTTCCATGATCCCTGGCTGTTCATTCCAgtcaaaaatcaaacaaaacctTTCTTCTTTCCAGACACACCCATGGGTCAACTTCCAAAATAGCTCTCCCAGCAGAATCATAAATAAAgagccaattcacctactcTTACACATTTCTCAAAATACATTGGCCTTTTATATTTGACTGGAAATTCTTACTAAAATTACCATAATAAAACAGAGCAACAGAATCACTGAATTCTCTGGAAGGACCAGGTCCAAGGCTGCACTGTGAAGGCAtctattattaatacatttagaaatgtatatgtttatttCAATGGAGCGATTGCGCACTCTCGGGtgcatgtttttaaattttgagAACCCATACTTCACCACCTTAAAGAATCTCAAGAATATAAAAAAAGTccacccttttttttcttttctttcctgtatatatgtatatatattaccCGTCTCCTTTTTCTTgagaatgttttaaatgtatagtTGGAttgggacagggctgggtatgtcCGTTTTGTGTACGTtatgcaaaatataaaaaaattttttaattaattttgacaCTGGTATTCTTAGAGTAGTACAGAACCTAATGGGTGGAGTGCACAGGGTAGGAGGGAGAAATTACAGGAAATGAAAGTGAAAACAGACACATTTCAAAGTAACAGAGTGCctagaggggaaaaaatatataatttaggCAGTAAATCTTGAGTGGAAATGGTGATATCACCATTGGTTTGTAGCCCAGACAAGGCCTGCGCCTGCTGCAATTTTCTTCCCCTTCCTTTTCCGATCTGCAAGCCCTAGACCAACCACAACACAAAGtggtccctccctctctcatacATGATGGCATCAATGAGGTTGCTACGACTACCCAGAGTTACTTTGGGTGAGAGTAAACAAAAGCCTCACAAAGCCCTATGGGCAACATATTCTGTAGGAGCACGGGAGAGAggtaaacagagaaaaagagagagagagagagagagagagagagagagagagaaatgtaagTTGAAATGGAGAAGCAGGTTTGAACACTTGATTTCTAGGAGTGTAATAAGAAACTTATTATATCGCCCCTGTCCATAGAACATGCATctcaaaaatagtaactttataggagaaagaCAAAACCTACTTagatttcagtggaagtcaagagaaaaaaatattatatttcaagtaattttggagcatttctattggtccattcatcataaatTCACACTGTGAAGGAGAGTTGctctgttcaaatgatgtagtaaacctCTAAACTAAAAAATTGACAGAAATATagattgtttttctttggacaacaacaatatattttacaatggatacattcattcattcattatctgtaactgcttatccagttcagggtcgcggtgggtccagagcctacctggaatcattgggcgcaaggcaggaacacaccctggagggggcgccagtccttcacagggcaacacacacacacacacacacacacacacacttttgagtcaccaatccacctatcaatgtgtgtttttggactgtgggaggaaaccggagcacccggaggaaacccacgcagacacggggagaacacaccaactcctcacagacagtcacccggagcgggaatcgaacccacaacctccaggtccctggagctgtgtgactgcgacactacctgctgcaccaccgtgccacccacaatggatacaaattaattttattttttatattttgttaaaaattgCTTTTCCTGAGATTCCATATATCATAAACGTATGGAAATACacatacatttcattaaaaaaatctatgatatattttgtttactAAACAATCCATATGAAAAGCCTCTGACACAAATGAGCATTGCAACTATTAGTTGTATAAattcagctcagtgttttaataCTGTAATAAATAGACACACTTTTATTAATCTTGATCCTGTCACATATTTTCTTgcttctcattttcttttctgtgtaGAATCTCACAGTTGGCCTCGCATGACACAGTTTAGCAAACAATAGGGAAAGTGGGGGAAAAATTGAAAGCAGGGACAGGAGGGAAGAAATAAAGCTAGAGACTAGTGCATTTTGAGGCTTGTGGGTCTCAGAGCTCCAGACGAATATCTCCATCTGTCCATTATCTTACAATCACACTACAACCTTGTCATGCCTTTCATCTTGGAGCCTCACTCAGCccactcaaaataaaagcaagCACAAAAGACATCTGCAATCTTTGGgagtgaaaataataaataggcTGCATAGAGCCTGGGACTCACTTGAGCTAGGCATCTCCAGCGTGGCAGGCTGGTGGGCACCCTCAGTGATGGCTGGGGCCGAAGATGTGGACTGGGCAAATTGAGACTGTGCCTGCAAGAGAGAAGTTATTCATACAAATGTTCACAAAGCATCACAAAGTAATATATTGACCAACCTGCTAAATTGAAGCTACTACTAACTACCATG from Hoplias malabaricus isolate fHopMal1 chromosome 5, fHopMal1.hap1, whole genome shotgun sequence encodes:
- the sdcbp2 gene encoding syntenin-2, producing the protein MSLYPSLEDLKVDKVMKAQSQFAQSTSSAPAITEGAHQPATLEMPSSSLYPNLEELGEYMGLRLNSDEVQRNLALVPAADNQVAVPSGVGGMVRPVTGADMGIKRAEIRQGLREVILCKDQDSKVGLRLRDIDNGVFIQLVQANSPAALAGLRFGDQVLQINGQNCAGWSADKAHKALKAAAEQRIELIVRDRPFQRTITMHKDSSGHVGFIFKSGRITSLVKDGSAARNGLLTDHYICEINGQNVIGLKDPQIKDILTSSPSAMTITVMPKIIYEHMIKRMSGGLLRSSMDHSVPEV